A genomic region of Trueperaceae bacterium contains the following coding sequences:
- a CDS encoding DNA topoisomerase IB, whose translation MLDDNRAGIEEAGLRYVNDNGPGISRRRRGKGFSYYRPDGERITDPDLIERLNSLAIPPAYKDVWICPDPNGHLQATGRDEKGRKQYIYHPRWQQLREKDKFDRLLSFAEVLPRIRRRVNRDLQREGMAREKVLAAVVKLLESTLARVGNSSYARENGSFGLTTIRKKHVELEDDTVVFEFRGKGGQEWHVETEDERIAEVVRQCVEIPGYELFKYIDEDGNRRDVESGHVNEYLRQVSEEEVTAKDFRTWAGTVLCAEELCGYEFETERQAKKNVVAAVKSVSSVLGNTPAVCRQSYVHPVVIDTYLEGELRERLRGRNDGGDLKPPGGLRSSEAAVWRLLREKQAS comes from the coding sequence ATGCTCGACGACAACAGGGCGGGGATCGAAGAGGCGGGGCTGCGGTACGTCAACGACAATGGGCCCGGCATAAGCCGGAGACGGCGGGGGAAGGGCTTCAGCTACTACCGACCCGACGGGGAACGGATCACGGATCCGGACCTGATCGAGCGGCTCAACTCCTTGGCGATCCCGCCCGCTTACAAGGATGTGTGGATCTGCCCCGACCCGAACGGTCACCTGCAGGCGACCGGGCGCGACGAGAAGGGCCGCAAGCAGTACATCTACCACCCGCGATGGCAGCAACTTCGCGAGAAGGACAAGTTCGACCGGCTGCTCAGCTTCGCCGAGGTGCTGCCTAGGATCCGCCGAAGGGTCAACCGTGACCTGCAGCGGGAGGGGATGGCGCGGGAGAAGGTGCTCGCGGCGGTGGTGAAGCTGCTCGAGTCCACCCTCGCCAGAGTCGGCAACTCCAGCTACGCTCGGGAGAACGGTTCCTTCGGCCTGACGACGATACGCAAGAAGCATGTGGAGCTCGAGGACGACACGGTGGTCTTCGAGTTCCGCGGCAAGGGCGGCCAGGAGTGGCACGTCGAGACCGAGGACGAGCGGATCGCCGAGGTCGTCCGGCAGTGCGTCGAGATCCCCGGCTACGAGCTTTTCAAGTACATAGACGAAGACGGGAACCGTCGCGATGTCGAGTCGGGCCACGTCAACGAGTACCTCCGTCAGGTAAGTGAGGAGGAGGTCACGGCCAAGGACTTCCGCACCTGGGCGGGCACCGTGCTCTGCGCCGAGGAGCTGTGCGGCTACGAGTTCGAGACCGAGCGGCAGGCGAAGAAGAACGTGGTGGCGGCCGTCAAGTCGGTTTCCTCGGTCCTCGGCAACACTCCGGCAGTCTGCCGGCAGAGCTACGTTCACCCCGTGGTCATCGATACCTATCTCGAGGGCGAGCTGCGCGAGAGGCTGAGGGGCCGCAACGATGGCGGCGACCTGAAGCCGCCAGGCGGTTTGCGCTCCAGCGAAGCGGCGGTATGGCGGTTGCTGAGGGAGAAACAGGCGTCCTGA
- a CDS encoding RIO1 family regulatory kinase/ATPase, with translation MADGDDWGDDFGEERFGRRKERRRPKGARRRKELATGPGDDGGSPFADPGLEWLHARGLLKELGNQVRGGKEATLYRANGPVGRLAAKVYSDIEVRGFRAAEAYLEGRRVADRRIRKLLGDARRRGLSPELADWVFHEYLTLWRLHDAGVRVPLPAVGPDPEAMVLAGRVVLMEWIGDEEPAPRLSDVQLDANEAERAWQAARLLPARLLEIGLVHGDLSTFNLLWWAEELVLIDLPQAVEVDRNPAAADLLQRDIRSLCSSFAQLGIEEDAALLLLETRQTAGYPASGPLRR, from the coding sequence ATGGCTGACGGCGACGACTGGGGCGACGACTTCGGTGAGGAGCGGTTCGGTCGGCGCAAGGAGCGGCGCCGGCCCAAAGGCGCAAGGCGCCGCAAGGAGCTGGCGACGGGCCCGGGCGACGATGGCGGCTCACCCTTCGCCGACCCGGGCCTCGAGTGGTTGCACGCGCGGGGCCTCCTGAAGGAGCTCGGCAATCAAGTGCGCGGCGGCAAGGAGGCGACCCTCTACCGCGCCAACGGCCCCGTAGGGCGGTTGGCGGCCAAGGTCTACAGCGATATCGAGGTCCGCGGCTTCAGGGCGGCCGAAGCCTATCTGGAAGGGCGGCGAGTGGCCGACCGACGGATCCGGAAATTGCTTGGCGACGCACGACGACGCGGGCTCTCGCCCGAACTCGCCGACTGGGTCTTCCACGAGTACCTGACCCTCTGGCGCCTCCACGACGCGGGGGTGAGGGTGCCCCTGCCCGCTGTCGGGCCCGACCCCGAAGCGATGGTTCTCGCCGGCCGGGTGGTGCTCATGGAGTGGATCGGCGACGAGGAGCCGGCGCCTCGGCTCTCCGACGTGCAACTAGATGCCAATGAGGCCGAACGGGCGTGGCAGGCCGCCCGCCTGCTGCCGGCGCGGCTCCTGGAGATCGGTCTCGTGCACGGCGACCTGTCGACCTTCAACCTCCTCTGGTGGGCGGAGGAGCTCGTCCTCATCGACCTACCCCAGGCGGTGGAGGTGGATCGCAACCCGGCGGCGGCCGACCTGCTCCAACGCGACATCAGGTCTCTCTGCTCCTCCTTCGCTCAATTGGGGATCGAGGAGGACGCCGCATTGCTGTTGCTGGAGACCAGACAGACGGCGGGCTACCCGGCTTCGGGGCCGTTGCGGCGCTAA
- a CDS encoding RIO1 family regulatory kinase/ATPase, which yields MDTQYADDYLDNEESFSRRHDRRPPRGRQRLSDLVAQEATAEESGSSSEARFTDPELQHLFEISKIDELLGEVKSGKEATVYLVSGPDGLMAAKAYADLRVRSFRNDEVYRRGRWIGDSRIEKAITQRTAKGLEAQQDLWVFHEYLQLWQLFEAGLPVPKPMIGPDKIDLGDAGRVVLMEYIGDDEGPAPRLSDIRLPAVEALSAFEQSVEFARRLHALGKVHGDLSTYNLLWWRERVVAIDFPQMVDAADNPEAGELLERDVANLCRSFRKLGVRADPTATLRRVKGGIVRPGS from the coding sequence GTGGACACGCAGTACGCAGACGACTATCTCGACAACGAGGAGAGCTTCTCGCGGCGGCACGACCGCCGGCCGCCACGCGGCCGGCAACGACTGTCCGACCTGGTGGCGCAGGAGGCCACGGCGGAGGAGTCGGGATCAAGCAGCGAGGCCCGCTTCACCGATCCGGAACTCCAGCACCTCTTCGAGATCAGCAAGATCGACGAACTCCTGGGGGAGGTGAAGAGCGGCAAGGAGGCGACCGTCTACCTGGTGAGCGGGCCCGACGGCCTGATGGCGGCGAAGGCGTACGCCGACCTACGGGTGCGCTCCTTCCGCAACGACGAGGTATACCGGCGGGGCCGCTGGATCGGCGACTCCAGGATCGAGAAGGCGATAACGCAACGCACCGCGAAGGGGCTGGAGGCGCAACAGGACCTGTGGGTGTTCCACGAGTACCTGCAGTTGTGGCAGCTGTTCGAAGCCGGTCTGCCTGTGCCGAAGCCGATGATCGGTCCCGACAAGATCGACCTGGGCGACGCCGGACGGGTGGTGCTCATGGAGTACATCGGCGACGACGAGGGGCCGGCCCCCCGCCTCTCCGACATCCGCCTGCCGGCCGTGGAGGCGCTGAGCGCCTTCGAGCAGAGCGTCGAGTTCGCCCGCCGGCTCCACGCGCTCGGCAAGGTGCACGGCGACCTGTCGACCTACAACCTGCTCTGGTGGCGGGAGCGGGTAGTGGCCATCGACTTCCCGCAGATGGTGGATGCGGCCGATAATCCTGAAGCCGGCGAGCTGCTGGAGCGGGACGTCGCGAACCTCTGTCGCTCGTTCCGCAAGCTGGGGGTACGGGCCGACCCGACCGCAACGCTGCGACGAGTGAAGGGCGGGATCGTCCGTCCCGGCAGCTAG
- a CDS encoding CAP domain-containing protein, with amino-acid sequence MRRLPLLLLLILLPFTVANGLPVIDDPPANALLERALLKETNAARARFGLAPLQAHEGLARAARGHAQEMARLGFFSHSGPNPESATLEHRLARAGVASTTAGENLALLRGQQDLAEAAVEGWLQSPPHRAALLNGDYTHVGFGAFDSVTGETYIAQVFSREPRELLSAKVVREPRAGFDLRVEVEVPRPLTVVPRLDGVVGEPTMLAPGDAMLDLYAVSGDLQQLVLAVALDSAGHYQIQDGGWIAPGSGSWQADASMPRSALAIEAVEARRAQGDVFRLDLHYQPTAGELAVFVDEQHVRGAQVAPGHLRVYLPSDSVSRVKVGAVDGRTVIPFDRFTVAPGSSGPVVRAGVIR; translated from the coding sequence GTGCGTCGTCTTCCCCTGCTTCTCCTCCTGATCCTCCTACCTTTCACTGTCGCGAACGGTCTGCCCGTGATCGATGATCCGCCGGCGAACGCGCTGCTCGAGCGAGCCCTGCTGAAGGAGACGAACGCGGCGCGCGCCCGATTCGGACTGGCGCCGCTGCAGGCCCACGAAGGACTCGCTCGAGCCGCCCGGGGCCATGCCCAGGAGATGGCGCGACTGGGTTTCTTCTCGCACAGCGGCCCCAACCCGGAGAGCGCCACCCTCGAGCATCGACTCGCCCGGGCCGGCGTGGCCAGCACCACGGCAGGGGAGAACCTCGCCCTGTTGCGTGGCCAGCAGGACCTGGCCGAAGCGGCCGTCGAGGGCTGGTTGCAGAGCCCGCCGCATCGTGCGGCACTGCTGAACGGCGACTACACTCACGTCGGCTTCGGGGCCTTCGACAGCGTCACCGGCGAGACTTACATCGCCCAGGTCTTCTCGAGAGAGCCACGGGAACTGCTTAGCGCGAAGGTCGTTCGCGAACCTCGCGCCGGATTCGACCTGAGAGTGGAGGTCGAGGTGCCGAGGCCGCTCACGGTAGTACCGAGGCTCGATGGTGTGGTGGGCGAGCCCACGATGCTCGCTCCCGGAGACGCGATGCTCGACCTGTACGCGGTCAGCGGCGACCTGCAGCAGCTGGTCCTGGCGGTAGCGCTGGACTCCGCCGGCCACTACCAGATCCAGGATGGCGGCTGGATAGCGCCGGGTAGCGGCAGCTGGCAGGCCGACGCCAGCATGCCCCGCTCCGCTCTCGCCATAGAGGCGGTCGAAGCGCGCAGGGCGCAAGGCGACGTCTTCCGGCTCGACCTCCACTACCAACCGACCGCGGGTGAACTCGCCGTATTCGTCGACGAGCAGCATGTGCGTGGAGCGCAGGTCGCTCCCGGTCATCTGCGCGTCTACCTGCCCAGCGACTCCGTGTCGCGGGTGAAGGTGGGCGCGGTCGATGGCCGCACCGTCATCCCGTTCGACCGCTTCACTGTCGCACCGGGCTCGAGCGGACCGGTGGTACGCGCGGGAGTGATCCGATAG
- the thiI gene encoding tRNA uracil 4-sulfurtransferase ThiI: MQEFDERLIVVRPAAEVTLKSKRTRDKFMRSLRSSVLDALQRNGVRCRIRRRPSRLFVYLTEGPSAAAEEVLSRVFGVGSYSPVRAVCEADPETIARVGHEAFADLVAGRSFAVRVKRLGQHTFGSMDVARELGAALRPYGPVDLDDPQFEVRVEIINDRAYLFEERLPGIGGLPAGTESRALSLISGGYDSAVSSWQILRRGVELDFVLFNLGGAAYERMVAQVVKVICDRWCFGGRPSLFVVDFAAVLENLRGNAREDYWQVLLKRRMLAAASLLAERLGSEALVTGESIGQVSSQTLSNLRAIEDAASLPVLRPLVGMDKRDIMREAELVGTAALSAQVREYCALTSLRPVVAADPLVVAEEERKLDDSLLRQGVLGAKELKLRTLDQADLMLPYLFVDEVPVGSVVIDCQTERQHRAWHYPGARHLEAAQILSSPRDLDKEARYLLYCAQGMQSAQAAEVLQQLGYEAYSFRGGTAALRRLAEREERAEPA, translated from the coding sequence GTGCAGGAGTTTGACGAGAGACTGATAGTTGTCAGGCCGGCGGCCGAGGTGACGCTCAAGTCGAAGCGCACCCGGGACAAGTTCATGCGTTCGCTGCGCAGCTCCGTACTCGACGCGCTGCAACGCAACGGCGTCCGTTGTCGCATCAGGAGGCGCCCCAGTCGGCTCTTCGTCTACCTCACCGAGGGGCCCTCGGCGGCTGCTGAGGAGGTCCTCTCGCGGGTCTTCGGCGTCGGTTCCTACTCGCCGGTGAGGGCTGTCTGCGAGGCCGACCCCGAGACGATAGCGCGGGTGGGCCACGAGGCGTTCGCCGACCTCGTGGCCGGTCGCAGCTTCGCCGTGCGGGTGAAGCGACTGGGCCAGCACACGTTCGGTTCTATGGACGTAGCCAGGGAGCTGGGCGCCGCCCTGCGACCTTATGGCCCTGTCGATCTCGACGACCCTCAGTTCGAGGTCCGGGTCGAGATCATCAACGACCGCGCCTACCTCTTCGAGGAGCGTCTGCCCGGTATCGGCGGCCTGCCGGCCGGCACCGAATCCAGGGCGCTCTCGCTCATCTCCGGCGGGTACGACTCGGCCGTCTCCTCCTGGCAGATCTTGCGCCGGGGGGTCGAACTCGACTTCGTGCTCTTCAACCTCGGCGGAGCCGCCTACGAGCGGATGGTCGCCCAGGTGGTGAAGGTGATCTGCGACCGCTGGTGCTTCGGCGGCAGGCCCAGCCTCTTCGTAGTCGACTTCGCGGCCGTCCTCGAGAACCTGCGCGGCAACGCCCGTGAGGACTACTGGCAGGTCCTGCTCAAGCGCAGGATGCTGGCGGCCGCATCCCTCCTCGCCGAGCGGCTGGGCAGTGAAGCCCTCGTCACCGGCGAATCGATCGGTCAGGTGTCGTCACAGACCCTCAGCAACCTCAGGGCGATCGAGGATGCGGCCTCGCTGCCGGTGCTCAGGCCGCTGGTGGGCATGGACAAGCGGGACATCATGAGAGAAGCCGAGCTGGTGGGCACAGCGGCCCTCTCTGCCCAGGTGCGGGAGTATTGCGCGCTGACCTCGCTACGCCCGGTAGTCGCCGCCGACCCGCTGGTCGTGGCGGAAGAGGAGCGGAAGCTGGACGACTCGCTTCTGCGGCAGGGGGTACTTGGCGCCAAGGAGCTGAAGCTCAGGACGCTCGACCAGGCCGACCTGATGCTCCCCTACCTGTTCGTCGACGAGGTACCCGTGGGCTCGGTCGTCATCGACTGCCAGACCGAGCGGCAACACCGGGCGTGGCACTACCCGGGCGCCCGCCACCTCGAGGCGGCCCAGATCCTCAGCTCGCCCCGCGATCTGGACAAGGAGGCACGCTACCTCCTCTACTGCGCTCAGGGGATGCAGAGCGCCCAGGCCGCGGAGGTGCTCCAGCAGCTGGGATACGAGGCCTACTCGTTCCGCGGCGGCACTGCGGCGCTCCGGCGGCTGGCCGAGCGGGAGGAGCGGGCCGAGCCGGCCTGA
- a CDS encoding carbohydrate ABC transporter permease has translation MNRKPSPAGTIFTRLGLVLVILNGLFSSVWLILTSFKEEGELTRLPITYLPQDPTWSNYVAVFTENPFARFMLNSAVVSLAATIVCVLFAALAGYALARLRLPGRRLILTAIVISSMFPALVLLVPLYRMFVGFEIPGLAWFTPNLLNTYWALIIPYVALSLPIATLILTSFFQLIPDELENAATVDGATRVGALFRIVAPLSAPGVVTAAIIVFVNSWNEFLLALTFNSAQAMRTVPVGITLYQGEYSFPWAVISAAVTLGILPLVALIIFFQQRIISGLTAGGVKG, from the coding sequence ATGAACCGCAAGCCCTCGCCGGCAGGCACGATCTTCACGCGGTTGGGCCTCGTCCTTGTGATCCTCAACGGCCTCTTCTCATCGGTGTGGCTGATCCTCACCTCGTTCAAGGAGGAGGGCGAGCTCACCCGCCTCCCCATCACCTACCTGCCGCAGGACCCGACCTGGAGCAACTACGTCGCCGTGTTCACGGAGAACCCGTTCGCCCGCTTCATGCTCAACTCGGCGGTCGTTTCGCTCGCCGCCACGATCGTCTGCGTGCTGTTCGCAGCACTCGCCGGATACGCCCTGGCGCGGCTGCGGCTACCTGGCCGCCGGCTGATCCTCACCGCCATCGTCATCTCCAGCATGTTCCCGGCGCTGGTGCTGCTGGTGCCGCTCTACCGGATGTTCGTGGGTTTCGAGATCCCCGGCCTGGCCTGGTTCACCCCCAACCTGCTCAACACCTACTGGGCATTGATAATCCCCTACGTGGCGCTCTCTCTGCCCATCGCCACCCTCATCCTCACCAGCTTCTTCCAACTGATCCCAGACGAGCTGGAGAACGCCGCGACGGTCGACGGCGCAACTCGGGTGGGCGCCCTCTTCCGGATCGTAGCGCCGCTTTCGGCACCCGGGGTGGTGACGGCGGCGATAATCGTCTTCGTCAACTCGTGGAACGAGTTCCTCCTGGCGCTCACCTTCAACAGCGCCCAGGCGATGCGCACGGTACCGGTCGGGATCACCCTCTACCAGGGCGAGTACTCCTTCCCCTGGGCGGTGATCAGCGCGGCCGTCACCCTCGGCATCCTGCCGCTGGTGGCGCTCATAATCTTCTTCCAGCAGCGGATTATCAGCGGCCTCACGGCCGGCGGGGTGAAGGGGTGA
- a CDS encoding sugar ABC transporter permease, with protein sequence MAQTSTTYRPPGFWQRLLRGNPTETQLAWLLLLPALVTLAVVMLYPVLNVIWQSLHFERLNVPQRGTPFIGLENFREMLWGEGMTWSATRLWGWRLLGIAALIPVWWKTSRRSALIWSSLLLLVAGLLLGFHPGEEGRWNDPRFWNSFQITLLIIVATVTGSFLVGLPLALLANVGSRLRWLVRVALLLPWAMPRVFAGLTFAWLFQSRYGVINDMLGQLGIEGPLWLARVTPAIVAVIIAIVWKTSSFVGLILLAGLQSIDRSLYEAATVDGASAWQRFWRITLPLLRPAIAVALIFRTLTAVQTFDIPYAMTRGGPGRALETLGIYIHGTTLGLDIGYAAALSTILFLLSLGITVVYLRWLYQE encoded by the coding sequence ATGGCCCAGACCTCGACTACTTACCGACCGCCGGGCTTCTGGCAGAGACTACTCCGCGGCAACCCCACCGAGACGCAGCTAGCCTGGCTGCTCCTGCTGCCTGCGCTGGTCACGCTCGCGGTGGTCATGCTCTACCCGGTCCTCAACGTGATCTGGCAGTCGCTCCACTTCGAACGGCTGAACGTCCCTCAGCGCGGCACTCCGTTCATCGGCCTGGAGAACTTCCGCGAGATGCTGTGGGGCGAGGGGATGACCTGGAGCGCGACCCGCCTGTGGGGCTGGCGGCTTCTCGGCATAGCGGCACTCATCCCCGTCTGGTGGAAGACGTCCCGGCGTAGTGCGCTCATCTGGAGCTCGCTGCTGCTGCTCGTAGCCGGCCTGCTGTTGGGCTTCCACCCCGGCGAGGAGGGGCGCTGGAACGACCCCCGCTTCTGGAACTCGTTCCAGATAACCCTGCTCATCATCGTGGCCACCGTCACCGGTTCGTTTCTCGTGGGGCTTCCGCTGGCGCTCCTCGCCAACGTCGGGTCGCGACTGCGCTGGCTCGTCAGGGTCGCGCTGCTACTGCCCTGGGCGATGCCGCGGGTGTTCGCAGGCCTCACCTTCGCCTGGCTCTTCCAGAGTCGCTACGGGGTGATCAACGACATGCTCGGCCAGCTGGGGATCGAAGGCCCGCTGTGGCTCGCCCGGGTCACCCCTGCGATCGTCGCGGTGATCATCGCCATCGTCTGGAAGACTTCCTCGTTCGTGGGGCTCATCCTGCTGGCCGGCCTGCAGTCGATCGACCGGAGCCTGTATGAAGCGGCCACGGTTGACGGCGCCAGCGCCTGGCAACGCTTCTGGCGGATCACCCTTCCGCTCCTGCGGCCGGCCATCGCGGTGGCGCTGATATTCCGCACCCTCACGGCGGTGCAGACCTTCGACATCCCCTACGCGATGACCCGAGGCGGCCCCGGCAGGGCGCTCGAGACCCTCGGCATCTACATCCACGGCACCACGCTCGGTCTCGACATCGGCTACGCCGCGGCCCTGTCGACCATCCTCTTCCTGCTGAGCCTGGGGATCACCGTCGTCTACCTGCGCTGGCTCTACCAGGAATGA
- a CDS encoding ABC transporter substrate-binding protein yields the protein MNRRVLLTTLLMLLPLAGAQTLRVFIGSTLRPDVIGPILEQFTEETGIETELELGGATTDVRQQYLSTVLTSRSGEIDVFLFDVIDPPQYAAAGWAEPLNDYFESEAAMEEFLEPYLDGTVQANLVDGTLYGIPAWTDAQFLYYRADLLEEYGFEPPRTWNELKEQALAIQEGEGDPNLQGFNYQGAAIEGTNCTFLEPLWSAGGDWRDSEGNITVDSPEGRQVLEWYQETLDSGITPSNIAEVATDDSRQQFQAGDVVFMLNWGYAWAHFQGEESQVQGKVGVAPLPAFEGGQSATCVGGFQWAMNPFSENKEAAFELMQYMASEDSQRTLAVQASHIPARESLYSDPAVLEAAPHFEQFYDVIVNARPRPQTEFYTQVSEVIRTSMNGFFAGAMDIDETLETMQAGLEDIFDF from the coding sequence ATGAACCGTAGAGTCCTTCTCACCACGCTTCTCATGCTGTTGCCGCTGGCCGGCGCACAGACGCTGCGTGTCTTCATAGGCTCGACGCTGCGGCCCGACGTGATCGGCCCGATCCTCGAGCAGTTCACCGAGGAGACCGGCATCGAGACCGAACTCGAACTGGGCGGCGCGACCACCGACGTGCGCCAGCAGTACCTGAGTACGGTCCTAACCAGCCGCAGCGGCGAAATCGACGTCTTCCTCTTCGACGTCATCGACCCGCCGCAGTACGCGGCCGCCGGTTGGGCCGAGCCGCTCAACGACTACTTCGAGAGCGAGGCGGCGATGGAGGAGTTCCTCGAGCCCTACCTCGACGGCACCGTACAGGCCAACCTCGTCGACGGCACCCTCTACGGCATCCCGGCCTGGACCGACGCTCAGTTCCTCTACTACCGCGCCGACCTGCTCGAGGAGTACGGTTTCGAACCGCCGCGCACCTGGAACGAACTGAAGGAGCAGGCGCTGGCCATCCAGGAGGGCGAAGGCGATCCGAACCTGCAAGGCTTCAACTACCAGGGCGCTGCCATCGAGGGCACCAACTGCACCTTCCTCGAGCCGCTCTGGAGCGCCGGCGGCGACTGGCGCGACAGCGAGGGCAACATCACCGTCGACAGCCCCGAGGGCCGGCAGGTGCTGGAGTGGTACCAGGAGACCCTCGACTCCGGCATTACCCCCAGCAACATCGCGGAGGTAGCCACCGACGACTCCCGGCAGCAGTTCCAGGCCGGGGACGTGGTCTTCATGCTCAACTGGGGCTACGCCTGGGCGCACTTCCAAGGCGAGGAGAGCCAGGTCCAGGGCAAGGTCGGGGTGGCGCCCCTGCCCGCCTTCGAGGGCGGCCAGTCGGCCACCTGCGTGGGCGGCTTCCAATGGGCGATGAACCCGTTCAGCGAGAACAAGGAGGCTGCGTTCGAGCTGATGCAGTACATGGCGAGCGAGGACAGCCAGCGCACCCTGGCCGTCCAGGCGAGCCATATCCCCGCCCGTGAGAGCCTCTACAGCGACCCGGCGGTTCTCGAAGCGGCCCCTCACTTCGAGCAGTTCTACGATGTGATCGTCAACGCCCGACCGCGGCCTCAGACCGAGTTCTACACACAGGTTAGCGAGGTCATCCGCACCTCGATGAACGGCTTCTTCGCCGGTGCGATGGATATCGACGAGACCCTCGAGACGATGCAGGCCGGCCTCGAGGACATATTCGACTTCTAG
- a CDS encoding PfkB family carbohydrate kinase yields the protein MTRDGLPLVVCAGLSCVDHIWQVGSFPPAASRTDASGYRLQGGGPAATAAVTVARLGGRAHLWAVHGDDPGGAFVVDELKRLGVETGGVRVVPGATSWVSAVLVAPDGERWIFPYRGAGLPDNAPSERPADAGALLVDFRQPRLCREAIDWAAGRGVPIVGDLGNARYWESSERLDVIIASEECAEEVLGRDDPEAALAAMRWRPDQHVGVTLGAEGYLYDAGQGVRHLPALPVTVVDTTGAGDVFHGAYAFALASGWDADRCAAFASVTAAISCTGVGRSAIPDGATVERLLEERSLGELREGA from the coding sequence GTGACGCGCGATGGGCTTCCACTGGTCGTCTGCGCCGGCCTCTCCTGCGTCGATCACATCTGGCAGGTCGGATCGTTCCCGCCTGCGGCCTCCCGTACCGATGCCTCCGGCTACCGCCTGCAAGGCGGCGGCCCGGCCGCGACCGCAGCCGTGACCGTCGCACGGCTGGGAGGCAGGGCCCACCTCTGGGCGGTTCACGGCGACGACCCCGGCGGAGCCTTCGTTGTGGACGAGTTGAAGAGGCTGGGGGTCGAGACGGGCGGCGTGAGGGTGGTGCCGGGGGCGACATCCTGGGTCAGTGCCGTGCTCGTGGCGCCCGATGGCGAACGGTGGATCTTCCCCTACCGCGGCGCCGGTCTGCCCGACAACGCCCCCAGCGAGCGCCCGGCCGATGCCGGCGCCCTGCTCGTCGACTTCCGGCAACCCCGGCTGTGCCGCGAGGCGATCGACTGGGCGGCCGGACGCGGCGTGCCGATCGTCGGCGACCTGGGCAACGCCCGCTACTGGGAGTCGAGCGAGCGGCTGGACGTGATCATCGCCTCGGAGGAGTGCGCCGAGGAGGTGCTGGGGCGCGACGACCCGGAGGCGGCCCTGGCCGCCATGCGCTGGCGGCCCGACCAGCATGTGGGCGTGACCCTGGGGGCGGAGGGGTACCTGTACGATGCCGGCCAGGGAGTGCGCCACCTGCCGGCCCTGCCGGTAACGGTCGTGGATACGACCGGGGCCGGTGATGTCTTCCACGGCGCCTACGCCTTCGCCCTTGCGAGTGGCTGGGATGCCGACCGGTGCGCAGCCTTCGCCTCGGTGACGGCGGCCATCTCCTGCACGGGCGTGGGAAGATCAGCGATACCCGACGGCGCCACCGTCGAACGACTACTGGAAGAACGCTCGCTGGGTGAGCTGCGGGAGGGCGCATGA
- a CDS encoding tagatose 1,6-diphosphate aldolase: MSEPKVSLSAGKYRCLQNLADDGGRFKMVAVDQRPPLFRALARHGDRDLEEVGDGEISDVKKLLVEVLARHSSAILVDPIWAHPDALPLIPGRVGLISTLEDYAFEERAGERYSLPIEGWSVAKIKRCAADGVKVLAYHRPDLSPAAAQHQDAFVASVGEACRRLDIPFILELIYYPKGDERVDSPRFASQKPEMVLTSLRHFAQPRFAVDLFKLEFPADLKHTFEFASGAFDGREREPVYRLAEVEGYLRELDSASPVPWVLLSAGVGRREFAVDVELAVAAGASGFLAGRAVWFETLDPYPDMDAVRRRLIDEAVPYLASISGLADRALPWTDHRRFGGAPVIEGAGRDWFERYAE, from the coding sequence ATGAGTGAGCCGAAGGTGTCTCTGAGCGCGGGCAAGTACCGCTGCCTGCAGAACCTCGCCGACGACGGGGGGCGCTTCAAGATGGTGGCCGTCGACCAGCGACCCCCGCTCTTCCGCGCTCTCGCCAGACATGGCGACCGGGACCTGGAGGAGGTCGGCGACGGCGAGATAAGCGACGTCAAGAAGTTGCTGGTGGAAGTCCTCGCACGGCACAGCAGCGCCATCCTGGTCGACCCGATCTGGGCTCACCCCGATGCCCTGCCGCTCATTCCGGGCCGGGTGGGCCTCATCTCCACCCTCGAGGACTACGCCTTCGAGGAGCGGGCGGGCGAGCGCTATTCACTACCGATCGAAGGGTGGAGCGTGGCCAAGATCAAACGTTGCGCCGCCGACGGAGTGAAGGTACTCGCCTACCACCGACCCGATCTCTCTCCGGCCGCCGCCCAGCACCAGGACGCCTTCGTGGCGAGCGTGGGCGAAGCATGCCGCCGCCTCGACATACCCTTCATCCTCGAGCTGATCTACTATCCGAAGGGGGACGAGCGGGTCGACTCTCCCCGGTTCGCCAGCCAGAAACCCGAGATGGTGCTAACGTCGCTGCGGCACTTCGCCCAGCCCCGCTTCGCCGTGGACCTCTTCAAGCTGGAGTTCCCGGCAGACCTCAAGCACACCTTCGAGTTCGCATCGGGCGCCTTCGACGGCCGCGAGCGCGAACCGGTCTACCGGCTCGCCGAGGTCGAAGGGTACCTGCGTGAACTCGACTCCGCCTCCCCGGTGCCGTGGGTGCTGCTCTCGGCGGGAGTGGGCAGGCGGGAGTTCGCCGTCGACGTGGAACTGGCCGTGGCCGCCGGCGCCAGCGGCTTCCTCGCCGGCCGGGCCGTGTGGTTCGAAACGCTCGACCCCTACCCCGACATGGACGCGGTTCGCCGGAGGCTCATCGACGAGGCGGTTCCCTACCTGGCCTCGATCTCCGGGCTCGCCGACCGGGCCCTGCCCTGGACGGACCACCGACGCTTCGGTGGCGCCCCCGTCATCGAAGGGGCTGGCCGGGACTGGTTCGAAAGGTACGCGGAGTGA